In Phragmites australis chromosome 17, lpPhrAust1.1, whole genome shotgun sequence, the following are encoded in one genomic region:
- the LOC133897895 gene encoding large ribosomal subunit protein eL38z/eL38y-like, with amino-acid sequence MPKQIHEIKDFLLTARRKDARSVKIKRSKDVVKFKVRCSKYLYTLCIFDAEKANKLKQSLPPGLSVQEV; translated from the exons ATG CCGAAGCAGATCCATGAGATCAAGGACTTCCTCCTTACTGCTAGGAGGAAGGATGCACGCTCTGTGAAAATCAAGAGGAGCAAAGATGTCGTCAAGTTCAAGGTGCGCTGCTCCAAGTACTTGTACACCCTCTGTATCTTTGACGCTGAGAAGGCAAACAAGTTGAAGCAATCACTCCCTCCAG GTTTGAGTGTCCAAGAAGTCTAA